In one Culex quinquefasciatus strain JHB chromosome 2, VPISU_Cqui_1.0_pri_paternal, whole genome shotgun sequence genomic region, the following are encoded:
- the LOC6046104 gene encoding probable histone-lysine N-methyltransferase Mes-4 — protein MCHSCVTEDPCTNSTATRGSLVRCIRCPSKCIPAGFQLPTTSIMICPKHSLDQCSINDKAEVSYAAKPARRPPTSSASSLTRRKVTKSAKSANPAECQYSNCINRALLVDTHQALGSGCASRDRVREVINNEELPRRIEQKDENYYFLTVDSELTIDAGPKSNLARFINYSCESNCETLLWKVGGSQSVGLFALKDLKALTFNYNFETFGDQKKICHCGASKCCGLIVSEGTEN, from the exons ATGTGTCACTCCTGCGTCACAGAAGATCCTTGTACCAACTCGACCGCCACACGGGGCTCTCTCGTCCGGTGCATTCGATGTCCTTCCAAGTGCATTCCCGCCGGATTCCAGCTACCGACCACGTCGATCATGATCTGCCCCAAGCACTCACTCGACCAGTGCTCAATCAACGACAAAGCGGAAGTCTCATATGCTGCAAAACCTGCCCGACGGCCTCCCACCTCGAGTGCCTCCAGTTTAACCCGCCGGAAGGTCACTAAATCTGCGAAGAGTGCGAATCCGGCAGAATGCCAAT ACTCGAACTGCATCAACCGGGCGCTGCTCGTGGATACCCATCAAGCGCTGGGGTCTGGTTGCGCGTCGCGTGATCGAGTACGAGAAGTGATCAACAACGAGGAGTTGCCGCGGCGGATAGAGCAAAAGGACGAAAATTACTACTTCCTGACGGTGGACTCGGAGCTGACGATCGACGCGGGGCCCAAGAGCAACTTGGCCCGGTTCATCAACTACTCGTGCGAGTCCAACTGCGAGACGCTGCTGTGGAAGGTCGGCGGAAGCCAATCCGTGGGGCTGTTTGCCCTCAAGGACCTCAAGGCA CTCACCTTCAACTACAACTTTGAGACGTTCGGCGACCAGAAGAAGATTTGCCACTGTGGTGCGAGCAAGTGTTGCGGGCTGATCGTCAGCGAAGGAACGGAGAATTGA